A single genomic interval of Myxococcus xanthus harbors:
- a CDS encoding YceI family protein, which translates to MIARRIALIATLVLALPAVAQSQARTYSVKKDASSLTYKLKHKLHEVVGKAQPSDGKARLLPDGTLQVAVRANVKDFDSGNANRDAHMLETTDAARFPIIDFKGVATGVKPPTSFPAKVPVKVKGQLTFHGVKKTVEIPMTVLFKSEKQAVAEGSFDISLDAYNVNRPSLLMVKVDDVLVLEPKLVFEVEGT; encoded by the coding sequence GTGATTGCTCGACGAATCGCCCTGATCGCCACCCTGGTGCTCGCGCTGCCCGCAGTCGCGCAGTCGCAGGCCCGCACGTATAGCGTCAAGAAGGACGCCAGTTCGCTCACCTACAAGCTCAAGCACAAGCTGCATGAGGTGGTGGGCAAGGCGCAGCCCAGCGACGGCAAGGCCCGCCTGCTGCCGGACGGAACGCTCCAGGTGGCGGTGCGCGCCAACGTGAAGGACTTCGATTCGGGCAACGCCAACCGCGACGCGCACATGCTGGAGACGACGGACGCGGCCAGGTTTCCCATCATCGACTTCAAGGGCGTGGCCACCGGCGTGAAGCCGCCCACCAGCTTCCCGGCGAAGGTGCCGGTGAAGGTGAAGGGCCAGCTGACGTTCCACGGCGTGAAGAAGACCGTGGAGATTCCGATGACGGTGCTGTTCAAGTCGGAGAAGCAGGCGGTGGCCGAGGGTAGCTTCGACATCAGCCTGGATGCCTACAACGTCAACCGCCCGTCGCTGTTGATGGTGAAGGTGGACGACGTCCTGGTGCTGGAGCCCAAGCTGGTATTCGAGGTGGAGGGTACGTGA